From Cyanobacterium sp. T60_A2020_053, one genomic window encodes:
- a CDS encoding phosphoketolase family protein codes for MVQTPTQSIQEPLILDTEELRKIDAYWRACNYLAVGMIYLRDNPLLKETLQPEHIKYRLLGHWGSSPGLSFVYVHVNRLINKYDLNMVYLAGPGHGAPGVLAPVYLEGTYSEIYPDKSMDAEGMRKFFKQFSFPGHIGSHVTPETPGSIHEGGELGYSVSHAYGAVLDNPDLISVVMVGDGESETGPLATSWHSNKFINPIRDGAVLPILHLNGYKIANPTILSRISHEELRALFVGYGYEPYFVEGDNPMTMHQKMAQTLEDCVLRIREIQEEARATGIPKRPRWPMIVFRSPKGWTGPKEVDGKKMEGFWRSHQVPMGEMQNNAEHLHLLEEWMKSYKPEELFDANGTLIPELQELAPKGARRMSANPIANGGLLRKDLDLPDFKTATYVIQMTEPGKVEVENTKVMGYFLRDVMARNMNSFRVFGPDETASNRLHPIYEVSKKVWMADYLPEDEDGGELSPDGRVMEMLSEHTLEGWLETYLLTGRHGLFHTYEAFAHVIDSMFNQHAKWLDISKNHVPWRAPVSSLNILLSSTVWRQDHNGFSHQDPGFVDLVTNKSADVTRVYFPPDANCLLSVIDHCLRSKDYVNVIVADKQRHLQYLNIDDAVKHCTKGIGIWDWASNDHDQGKANEPDVVMACCGDVPTMESLAATAILREECPDLKVRFINVVDLFKLQDEKEHPHGLSRRDFATLFTDDKPIIFNFHGYPWLIHKLAYRHHNPDRLHVRGYKEEGNINTPLELAIKNQIDRFNLVIDVIDRVPKLGSRAGYLKEMMKNEIIDNLNYAHTHGIDKNEMTHWKWPY; via the coding sequence ATGGTTCAAACTCCGACACAATCAATTCAAGAACCTCTCATCTTAGATACTGAGGAATTACGCAAAATCGATGCTTACTGGCGCGCCTGTAATTACCTTGCTGTGGGCATGATTTATTTGCGAGATAACCCGCTACTCAAAGAAACTTTACAACCTGAGCATATCAAGTATAGGTTATTAGGACACTGGGGATCAAGTCCGGGTTTGAGTTTCGTTTATGTCCATGTCAACCGCTTGATTAATAAATATGATCTTAACATGGTCTATTTAGCAGGACCCGGACATGGGGCGCCGGGTGTCCTTGCTCCAGTTTACCTAGAAGGCACATATTCTGAGATTTATCCTGATAAAAGCATGGATGCGGAAGGAATGCGCAAGTTTTTTAAACAGTTTTCCTTCCCCGGTCATATTGGCAGTCATGTTACCCCTGAAACCCCCGGTTCAATTCATGAAGGGGGCGAATTGGGTTATAGCGTTTCCCATGCCTATGGTGCGGTTTTAGATAACCCTGATCTCATTTCTGTGGTGATGGTGGGGGATGGTGAGTCGGAAACTGGCCCTCTAGCCACTTCATGGCATTCCAATAAATTTATCAATCCCATTCGTGATGGTGCTGTATTACCCATACTACATTTAAACGGCTATAAAATCGCTAATCCTACTATCCTATCGAGGATTTCCCATGAGGAGTTGAGGGCGCTGTTTGTGGGTTATGGTTATGAACCTTATTTTGTAGAAGGGGATAATCCAATGACCATGCACCAAAAAATGGCTCAAACCCTCGAAGATTGTGTTTTGAGAATTAGGGAAATTCAAGAAGAAGCGCGCGCCACCGGTATCCCCAAACGTCCGAGATGGCCCATGATCGTTTTTCGTTCCCCCAAAGGTTGGACAGGTCCAAAAGAGGTGGATGGCAAGAAAATGGAAGGTTTCTGGCGCTCTCACCAAGTACCCATGGGGGAAATGCAGAATAATGCCGAACATTTGCACCTCCTTGAGGAGTGGATGAAAAGTTATAAACCTGAAGAATTATTCGATGCCAACGGTACTTTAATCCCCGAATTGCAAGAATTAGCACCGAAAGGCGCGCGCCGTATGAGTGCCAATCCCATTGCTAATGGTGGATTATTGCGCAAAGATTTAGATTTGCCAGACTTCAAAACTGCTACTTATGTAATACAAATGACTGAGCCGGGTAAGGTAGAAGTAGAAAACACTAAAGTGATGGGTTACTTTTTACGGGATGTCATGGCGCGCAATATGAATAGTTTTAGGGTATTTGGACCTGATGAAACCGCTTCCAATCGCCTCCATCCCATCTATGAAGTATCCAAAAAAGTTTGGATGGCGGACTATTTACCTGAAGATGAAGACGGCGGTGAATTATCCCCTGATGGGCGCGTCATGGAGATGTTAAGCGAACACACCCTCGAAGGTTGGTTAGAAACTTATCTCTTAACTGGTCGTCATGGCTTATTCCACACTTACGAAGCCTTCGCCCATGTTATAGATTCTATGTTCAATCAACACGCTAAATGGTTGGATATTTCCAAAAATCATGTGCCTTGGCGCGCGCCGGTTTCCTCTCTCAATATTTTGTTATCATCCACCGTATGGCGACAAGATCATAACGGATTTTCTCACCAAGACCCCGGTTTTGTGGATTTAGTCACTAATAAAAGTGCCGATGTGACGAGGGTTTATTTTCCCCCTGATGCTAACTGTTTGTTGAGTGTTATCGATCACTGCTTGCGCAGTAAGGATTATGTGAACGTTATTGTAGCGGATAAACAAAGGCATTTACAATACTTGAATATTGATGATGCGGTGAAACATTGTACTAAAGGCATCGGTATTTGGGATTGGGCGAGTAATGATCATGATCAAGGTAAGGCAAATGAACCAGATGTGGTGATGGCTTGTTGCGGTGACGTGCCTACCATGGAATCTTTGGCAGCTACGGCGATTTTACGGGAAGAATGCCCTGATCTCAAAGTGCGCTTTATTAATGTGGTGGATTTGTTTAAGTTACAGGATGAAAAAGAACATCCCCACGGTTTATCTCGCCGAGATTTTGCTACTTTATTCACGGACGACAAGCCGATTATTTTCAATTTCCATGGCTATCCTTGGTTAATCCATAAATTAGCTTATCGTCATCATAATCCAGATCGTCTTCATGTGCGTGGTTACAAGGAAGAAGGTAATATTAATACTCCTCTGGAATTGGCCATTAAAAACCAAATTGATCGTTTTAATCTGGTTATTGATGTCATCGACAGAGTACCTAAATTGGGATCCCGCGCTGGTTATCTCAAGGAGATGATGAAAAATGAAATTATCGATAACCTTAATTATGCTCATACTCACGGTATCGATAAAAATGAAATGACCCATTGGAAATGGCCTTATTAA
- a CDS encoding MFS transporter codes for MEFAEPEKELVDDNLSIKESQENAFLTVLKNFNFVNLWIGQIFSQLADKIYLVLMVAIITNSFHNEGETISNWVSAVMIAFTIPAILFGSLAGVYVDRWYKKAVLILSNLGRGALVFLIPFVLINNNTNGIWLNFPIKFWILLVLTFLVSTLTQFFAPAEQSFLPLIVKKRNLLAANSIYTTTMMAMVIFGFAIGNPLLDLVANWGNRFSFDYSQELLVGGGYTLAGLVLILVKSKEKDKDRQMQVNHPWQDIKEGINYLRQNDRVRNALFQLVILFSIFAALAVLAVSLADQIPQLEAEEFGYLLASAGFGIAVGATFVTQQGHSLSHGKLSFYGSMGMAGALIGLSFSTGSLILALLMTVLVGCFAALIGVPMQTTIQSETPPAMRGKVFGLQNNAVNIALSLPLALAGIAETVWGLPTVLFILALFSLGSGVLSSRV; via the coding sequence ATGGAATTTGCTGAACCAGAAAAAGAGTTAGTAGATGATAATCTAAGCATTAAAGAATCTCAAGAAAATGCTTTTTTAACAGTTTTAAAAAATTTTAACTTTGTTAATCTTTGGATTGGACAAATTTTTTCTCAATTGGCAGATAAAATTTACTTAGTTTTAATGGTCGCTATTATCACTAATTCATTTCATAATGAGGGTGAAACTATCAGTAATTGGGTGTCTGCGGTGATGATTGCTTTTACGATTCCAGCTATTTTATTCGGTTCTTTAGCTGGTGTTTATGTGGATCGTTGGTATAAAAAAGCTGTTTTAATTCTCTCTAACTTGGGACGAGGGGCGCTGGTTTTTCTAATTCCTTTTGTGCTTATTAATAACAATACCAATGGCATCTGGTTAAATTTTCCCATTAAATTTTGGATACTTTTAGTCTTAACTTTTTTAGTTTCTACTTTGACTCAATTCTTTGCTCCAGCAGAGCAATCTTTTTTACCTCTCATTGTCAAAAAAAGAAATCTTTTAGCTGCCAATTCTATTTACACTACAACCATGATGGCGATGGTTATTTTCGGTTTTGCCATTGGTAATCCTTTACTAGATTTGGTGGCAAATTGGGGAAATCGTTTTTCTTTTGATTATAGTCAAGAATTGTTGGTGGGAGGAGGTTATACTCTAGCTGGATTGGTGCTGATTTTAGTCAAAAGTAAGGAAAAAGACAAAGATCGACAAATGCAGGTTAATCATCCTTGGCAGGATATAAAAGAAGGTATTAATTATCTACGTCAAAATGATCGAGTGCGCAATGCGTTATTTCAATTAGTGATTCTTTTTTCTATTTTTGCTGCCCTTGCTGTGTTGGCGGTAAGTTTAGCTGATCAAATTCCTCAACTGGAGGCGGAAGAATTTGGTTATCTCCTTGCTTCGGCTGGATTTGGTATTGCTGTGGGCGCTACGTTTGTCACCCAACAAGGACATTCTCTAAGTCATGGTAAGTTGAGTTTTTATGGTTCAATGGGTATGGCAGGGGCGCTGATTGGTTTATCTTTTTCTACGGGTAGCCTAATTCTGGCTTTGCTGATGACGGTATTAGTGGGATGTTTTGCGGCGCTGATTGGTGTGCCGATGCAGACTACTATTCAATCAGAAACACCTCCAGCTATGCGCGGAAAAGTCTTTGGTTTGCAAAATAATGCGGTTAATATTGCTCTTTCTTTACCTCTTGCATTAGCTGGAATTGCGGAAACTGTATGGGGGTTGCCTACGGTGTTATTTATCCTTGCTTTATTTTCTTTGGGTAGTGGTGTTTTAAGTTCTCGTGTCTAG